In the Longimicrobium sp. genome, one interval contains:
- a CDS encoding DUF4259 domain-containing protein → MGAWGVGSFDNDAALDWLDTLDRLGAEALLIAFQTIAEEDERIETEQARIALAAAEAVAAARGHAAPDLPGELAEWTDAHGRTVDDALAAQAKDAVTRIRDRSELADLWEEQDSGPEWDASIAGLLERLGAGGD, encoded by the coding sequence ATGGGTGCGTGGGGAGTGGGTTCGTTCGACAACGACGCCGCGCTGGACTGGCTCGACACCCTCGACCGCCTGGGCGCCGAAGCGCTCCTGATCGCCTTCCAGACCATCGCGGAAGAGGACGAGCGCATCGAGACCGAGCAGGCGCGCATCGCGCTGGCCGCGGCGGAGGCGGTCGCCGCCGCGCGCGGCCACGCCGCGCCCGACCTCCCCGGCGAGCTGGCGGAGTGGACCGACGCGCACGGCCGCACCGTCGACGACGCCCTGGCCGCGCAGGCGAAGGACGCCGTCACCCGCATCCGCGACCGCAGCGAGCTGGCGGACCTGTGGGAGGAGCAGGACAGCGGCCCCGAGTGGGACGCCAGCATCGCCGGCCTGCTGGAGCGGCTGGGCGCAGGCGGAGATTGA